In Trifolium pratense cultivar HEN17-A07 linkage group LG7, ARS_RC_1.1, whole genome shotgun sequence, a genomic segment contains:
- the LOC123895436 gene encoding uncharacterized protein LOC123895436 isoform X2 produces MSFGSSLFSPPPHVVYRNRNRTSRFKVTAANNVPDFLSADWFESRKKKPIGPRLDFTAEDAVHHQLEALKYNDQPLQDYGIEVMYRFAGFDPFERSTYFGPFFDLGQNKYKQRIWVRGSRPEEEEIFQFTMVQRVGGCWDGYWLTESLLNDRDTFSGGLAY; encoded by the exons ATGTCGTTTGGATCTTCTCTGTTTTCTCCTCCGCCGCACGTCGTTTACCGTAACCGAAACAGAACCTCTCGTTTCAAGGTCACTGCAGCTAACAACGTTCCCGATTTCCTTTCTGCTGATTG GTTTGAATCTCGCAAGAAAAAACCAATTGGTCCAAGATTAGAT tTCACTGCAGAAGATGCTGTTCATCATCAACTTGAAGCTTTGAAGTACAATGATCAACCTCTTCAAGATTATGGAATTGAAGTCATGTACAGG TTTGCTGGATTTGATCCCTTTGAAAGATCAACATATTTTGGTCCATTCTTTGATCTCGGTCAG AACAAATATAAGCAGCGGATTTGGGTTCGAGGAAGTCGGCCAGAGGAAGAGGAGATATTTCAATTTACAATGGTTCAG AGGGTTGGTGGTTGCTGGGATGGTTATTGGCTAACTGAGTCTCTGCTTAACGACAGGGATACATTTTCTGGTGGGTTAGCATATTGA
- the LOC123895436 gene encoding uncharacterized protein LOC123895436 isoform X1: MSFGSSLFSPPPHVVYRNRNRTSRFKVTAANNVPDFLSADWFESRKKKPIGPRLDFTAEDAVHHQLEALKYNDQPLQDYGIEVMYRFAGFDPFERSTYFGPFFDLGQFERFRRIFHHSSYRVLLGHKERKIMSSLFVEENKYKQRIWVRGSRPEEEEIFQFTMVQRVGGCWDGYWLTESLLNDRDTFSGGLAY; encoded by the exons ATGTCGTTTGGATCTTCTCTGTTTTCTCCTCCGCCGCACGTCGTTTACCGTAACCGAAACAGAACCTCTCGTTTCAAGGTCACTGCAGCTAACAACGTTCCCGATTTCCTTTCTGCTGATTG GTTTGAATCTCGCAAGAAAAAACCAATTGGTCCAAGATTAGAT tTCACTGCAGAAGATGCTGTTCATCATCAACTTGAAGCTTTGAAGTACAATGATCAACCTCTTCAAGATTATGGAATTGAAGTCATGTACAGG TTTGCTGGATTTGATCCCTTTGAAAGATCAACATATTTTGGTCCATTCTTTGATCTCGGTCAG TTTGAAAGATTCAGACGTATTTTTCACCATTCTTCTTACCGAGTCTTATTGGGtcacaaagaaagaaagatcaTGAGCAGTTTGTTTGTGGAGGAG AACAAATATAAGCAGCGGATTTGGGTTCGAGGAAGTCGGCCAGAGGAAGAGGAGATATTTCAATTTACAATGGTTCAG AGGGTTGGTGGTTGCTGGGATGGTTATTGGCTAACTGAGTCTCTGCTTAACGACAGGGATACATTTTCTGGTGGGTTAGCATATTGA